The nucleotide window GCAGCCTGCGCAATGATGCCGGGGTGTATTCGCATCGTCGGGCAGGTGACTCCCGTTATCAGCTGCAGGTCTGCCGTCACCTGGGAGATGCCGCCGAGGACTCCCCAGACGAACGGACTCTCACCCTGCCGGTTTGTCCAGGGGTGGTAGTGATCTGATATCATGGCAAATGTAAACCCGGACTCTTCCGCCATTCGGGCGTTGCAGACGAGATCCTGGGGACCATGCTCCTCGCATGCCAGTTTATAACCGATTTCAACCATCCGTCATCACATCCGCACCATCGATACAGCCATTCCGGTTCTCAACTCTTTGAGACATGAGGTGTCATTGGCGCCGGCTACCTCAAGCATCCCGATGCATATATGTTTCCCCCGGGCCGGCACCAGATAAATACAATCTTTATCATACAGGTATTGTATGGCAACGCCAACTCTCCAGGTGGCGCTCGATCTCCTCGAGCTCGATCGTGCGGTAGAGATCGCAGAAGAAGCGGTTCGTGGCGGTGCGGATTGGATTGAAGCAGGCACACCCCTGATCAAGAGCGAGGGCATGCAGGCCGTGCGAGTGCTCCGGGAACGCTTCCCCGAGCATGAAATTGTGGCTGATATGAAGATCGCCGATACCGGGGCAGTTGAAGTGGAGATGGCGGCGAAGTCCGGTGCCGATATCATCTGCATCCTCGCCGACGCCGATGACACCGTGATCGCCGAAGCGGTCCGTTCGGCCCGCAAGTATGGCGTCCGGATCATGGCGGACCTCATCAATGTCGACGACCCGGTCACCCGGTCCCACGAACTGGCTAAACTCGGTGTCGATTACATCAACGCTCATGTTGGCATCGATCAGCAGATGATCGGCAGGTCGTCACTCGCCCTTCTCCGCCGCCTTGCCGGGGAGGTGAGCATCCCGATCGCCGTCGCCGGGGGGCTCGATGCAGAGACCGCATCCGAAGCGGTCGCTGCCGGGGCATCGATCGTGATCGTAGGCGGGAATATTACCAAGGCCGCCGACGTCACCGGGGCGGCGCAACGCATCCGAAACGCGATCGATCGGCCCGAGATCCGGCCGCGTGAAGAAGAGAGTCAGGAAGCCGTCATCCGTCGCCTCTTAGAGGGGGTTTCCGCACCGAACGTCACCGACGCCATGCACCGGAAAGGAGCCATGGCGGATCTCATCTCGATCTGCGGGAGGGTAAAAGCGGTCGGTCAGGCGGTGACGGTTCGGACTCTTGCTGGAGACTGGGCAAAACCCGTTGAGGCGATAGATGTTGCCGGGCCCGGTGATGTCCTCGTTATCAGCAACGAAGGACGGACGGATGTTGCGCCCTGGGGAGAACTGGCTACTCACTCGGCCCGGAACCGGGGTATCGCGGGCATCGTGATCGACGGGGCGGTCCGGGACGTCGATGATATCCGCGAGATGAAGTTCCCGGTCTTTGCCAAGGCGACCGTCCCGAACGCCGGCGAGCCCAAAGGTCTTGGAGAGATCAACACCGAGATCGTCTGCTGCGGCCAGGTAGTGCGGCCGGGCGACTGGATCGTCGCCGACGAGAGCGGTGTCGTGGTCGTTCCCCGGGAGCGGGCCTACGAGGTCGCTCGCCGGGCGATGGAGGTGAAGAAGACCGAAGAACGGATCCGCGAGGAGATCCGGCGTGGTCGGACGCTCTCGGAGGTGGCGGAACTCCTGAAGTGGGAGAAACGGCGCTGACCGACGACGATCCCTCTGTCTTTATCTGAACGCAAGACATAGTTATCGATCACTCGAAACCCTGGCGGTTTTCCGGGAGGAGCGGCGGCATGTTGCAGGGCATCAGGGAGGCGATCGTTGAGGTTGTCCAGGCGGTTCTTCCCATCATCCTGATCATCGTCGTCCTTGAGATTGTGGTGCTCCGTGCGACGCCGCCAGATCTCCTTCTGTTTCTGCTAGGGAGCGTCATGGTCGTCCTCGGGATCGCCCTCTTTCTCTCCGGTGTGAAGGCGGGCCTTCTTCCCATAGGTGAGGCGATCGGCTCCGAGTTTTCTGTCCGGGGTTCACTCGCGCTGATCATCGCTGGAACGTTCCTGTTTGGGTTTCTCACGATCGTCGCCGAGCCGAACATCCGTGTCCTTGGGGAGATGCTTGATACCGTCACGGGGGGTGGCATACCGTCCGGACCCCTGACCCTTGTGATCGCAGTCAGTGTTGGCTTCATAGTCACTGCAGGTGTCCTCAGAATCATCTTCGGAGTTCCTCTTGCTTACCTTTATGCCGTCAGTTATGCTGCCGTCATCGTCCTTGCACCATTTACATCTCCAGACTTCCTGGCTGTTGCGGTTGATGCAGGCGGCATAACGACCGGACTTTTGACGATCCCGATCATCCTGGCGCTCGGGACCGGCATCACTTCGGTTCTCGCCGGCCGTTCGGCTCTCACGGACGGTTTTGGGCTGGTCGGGCTTGCTTCCCTTGGTCCGATCCTCGGCGTCATGCTGATGGGGATGGTTTATTCATGATTCTGGAACTCTTCGAGGGGATGGATCAGGTCTTTCTTGAGGTTGCTCAGGCACTCCTTCCGCTGCTCATCTTCTTTGGGGTATTTCAGGTGGCCCTCCTGAAACTACCACGGGTTTATGTCATGAACCTCGGGCGGGGGATCCTGGTTGCATTTCTTGGAATGGTCCTCTTCCTTCAGGGTGTCAATGTCGCATTCCTTCCGGCAGGCCGCGAGATTGGGGAGGCCATCACTGCGTTCGGCCACCTGTGGCTTCTGATCCCGCTCGGGTTCCTTCTGGGGTTTGTTGCTACCTACGCAGAGCCTGCTGTCCGGGTCCTC belongs to Methanoculleus thermophilus and includes:
- the hxlA gene encoding 3-hexulose-6-phosphate synthase, whose translation is MATPTLQVALDLLELDRAVEIAEEAVRGGADWIEAGTPLIKSEGMQAVRVLRERFPEHEIVADMKIADTGAVEVEMAAKSGADIICILADADDTVIAEAVRSARKYGVRIMADLINVDDPVTRSHELAKLGVDYINAHVGIDQQMIGRSSLALLRRLAGEVSIPIAVAGGLDAETASEAVAAGASIVIVGGNITKAADVTGAAQRIRNAIDRPEIRPREEESQEAVIRRLLEGVSAPNVTDAMHRKGAMADLISICGRVKAVGQAVTVRTLAGDWAKPVEAIDVAGPGDVLVISNEGRTDVAPWGELATHSARNRGIAGIVIDGAVRDVDDIREMKFPVFAKATVPNAGEPKGLGEINTEIVCCGQVVRPGDWIVADESGVVVVPRERAYEVARRAMEVKKTEERIREEIRRGRTLSEVAELLKWEKRR
- a CDS encoding DUF1538 domain-containing protein; its protein translation is MLQGIREAIVEVVQAVLPIILIIVVLEIVVLRATPPDLLLFLLGSVMVVLGIALFLSGVKAGLLPIGEAIGSEFSVRGSLALIIAGTFLFGFLTIVAEPNIRVLGEMLDTVTGGGIPSGPLTLVIAVSVGFIVTAGVLRIIFGVPLAYLYAVSYAAVIVLAPFTSPDFLAVAVDAGGITTGLLTIPIILALGTGITSVLAGRSALTDGFGLVGLASLGPILGVMLMGMVYS